A single genomic interval of Megalobrama amblycephala isolate DHTTF-2021 linkage group LG17, ASM1881202v1, whole genome shotgun sequence harbors:
- the ralab gene encoding v-ral simian leukemia viral oncogene homolog Ab (ras related) translates to MAANRNALALHKVIMVGSGGVGKSALTLQFMYDEFVEDYEPTKADSYRKKVVLDGEEVQIDILDTAGQEDYAAIRDNYFRSGEGFLCVFSITESESFAATADFREQILRVKEEENVPFLLVGNKSDLEDRRQVGVEEAKARAEQWAVSYVETSAKTRANVDKVFFDLMREIRARKMEDGKEKNGKKKRKSLAKRIRERCCIL, encoded by the exons ATGGCTGCTAACAGGAATGCTTTGGCCCTTCACAAAGTGATAATGGTTGGCAGTGGCGGCGTGGGCAAGTCAGCATTAACACTGCAATTCATGTATGATGAG TTTGTGGAAGACTATGAGCCCACTAAAGCTGAcagctacagaaaaaaggtgGTTCTGGATGGAGAAGAAGTCCAAATCGACATCCTCGACACGGCAGGACAGGAGGACTATGCTGCCATTCGGGACAACTACTTCCGCAGCGGAGAGGGATTTCTTTGCGTGTTCTCCATTACAGAATCTGAATCCTTTGCTGCAACTGCTGATTTCAG AGAACAGATCCTTCGGGTGAAGGAGGAAGAGAACGTACCTTTCCTGCTGGTGGGAAATAAGTCAGACTTGGAGGACCGACGGCAGGTCGGAGTGGAGGAGGCCAAGGCCAGAGCAGAGCAGTGGGCAGTCAGCTATGTCGAGACTTCTGCCAAAACCCGTGCCAACGTAGATAAG GTGTTTTTTGATCTCATGCGTGAGATCAGAGCCAGAAAAATGGAAGATGGCAAAgagaaaaatggaaaaaagaaGAGGAAAAGTTTGGCAAAGAGAATTCGAGAAAGATGTTGCATTTTATAA
- the LOC125250474 gene encoding M-phase-specific PLK1-interacting protein: MQRPQFRHPRHGSGPRAAGFRSPPPAYDRAGSMFPSPPWAFSTPPPPFGPRFGQCSPNTPPREFGGNRGSGGGGGGKYYNSQSPGHTPRRSNASPRGAPFRRSPYESPGRHAGYQGSPRTSTPFGSAHGRERGTNDMEKYYKPSMLQDPWADLQPISVTQTQSKSNYKQTNTSRQGRYYN; this comes from the exons ATGCAAAGACCACAGTTTCGTCATCCCCGCCACGGCTCGGGTCCACGGGCAGCAGGCTTCCGCAGCCCGCCTCCAGCTTACGACAGGGCAGGGAGTATGTTTCCATCGCCTCCGTGGGCATTTTCTACCCCGCCGCCGCCGTTTGGACCGAGATTTGGACAGTGTTCTCCTAATACCCCACCGAGAGAGTTTGGTGGTAATAGGGGCAGTGGCGGCGGCGGCGGTGGGAAATATTATAACAGTCAGTCTCCGGGTCACACACCGCGCAGATCGAACGCCAGTCCCCGAGGCGCACCGTTCAGACGCTCGCCGTATGAGAGCCCCGGGCGACACGCTGGATATCAG GGTTCACCACGGACATCCACACCGTTTGGGTCAGCGCATGGCAGGGAGAGAGGGACAAATGATATGGAAAAATATTACAAACCATCAATGCTCCAAGATCCCTGGGCTGACCTTCAGCCTATCTCAGTAACACAAACTCAGTCTAAAAGCAACTACAAACAAACCAATACAAGCAGACAAGGGAGGTACTACAATTAA